Proteins from a genomic interval of Beijerinckia indica subsp. indica ATCC 9039:
- a CDS encoding ubiquinol-cytochrome C chaperone family protein translates to MFAFFRRSSNRRLIDRLHGKIVTAARDPRLFTDYGVPDTLDGRFEMVTLHAALVVRHLRRLPAPAPDLAQDLTDCLFRHFDLALREMGVGDTSVPKRMRVLAEAFLGRSLAYEQALDAGNETEIDDTIASPLEAALERNIYAKSGAADEGAPVLEDRGEAVRKDEVERLARYVRRNDAALASMQLENVLRGDIAFASAQAD, encoded by the coding sequence ATGTTTGCTTTTTTTCGCCGTTCCAGCAATCGCCGGTTGATCGATCGATTGCACGGGAAAATCGTCACGGCCGCCCGTGATCCCCGACTGTTCACGGATTATGGCGTGCCGGACACATTGGATGGCCGTTTCGAGATGGTGACGCTCCATGCGGCGCTGGTCGTGCGCCATTTGCGCCGCTTGCCGGCGCCGGCGCCCGATCTTGCGCAGGACCTCACTGATTGCCTGTTTCGCCATTTCGATCTCGCCTTGCGCGAGATGGGGGTCGGTGACACCAGCGTTCCCAAACGCATGCGCGTGCTCGCCGAGGCCTTTCTGGGGCGAAGCTTGGCTTATGAACAGGCCCTGGACGCGGGCAACGAGACAGAAATCGACGATACGATCGCTTCCCCCCTCGAAGCCGCGCTGGAACGGAATATCTATGCGAAGAGTGGCGCGGCGGACGAAGGAGCGCCTGTTCTGGAAGATCGGGGCGAAGCGGTGCGAAAGGATGAGGTTGAGCGCCTTGCCCGTTATGTGCGCCGGAATGATGCCGCTCTGGCTTCCATGCAGCTCGAAAATGTGCTGCGGGGAGACATTGCCTTTGCCTCCGCCCAGGCGGATTAA
- a CDS encoding YceD family protein: MKSRAPRDKHNKMSTVHSPAKVHAPAKREAADQPFCFSRPFSIETLPATGAEVEIEADERERTALAQLDDLPAIGQLVARFKVTKQASGLINVRGHLQATVTQICVVSLDPFDSDIEADVDVDFEEEGVGPKAHQEDADRDPPDSLVDGRIDLGALAAEFLSLSLDPYPKKPGAHFEEIVADDGNGAISPFSVLGKLSRNEDRE, from the coding sequence ATGAAATCCCGAGCCCCGCGTGACAAACACAATAAAATGTCCACGGTTCACTCACCAGCCAAGGTTCATGCACCGGCCAAGCGTGAAGCGGCCGATCAGCCTTTCTGTTTTTCGAGACCTTTTTCCATTGAAACCTTGCCGGCTACTGGCGCCGAGGTCGAAATCGAAGCCGACGAGCGCGAACGCACGGCCCTCGCGCAGTTGGACGATCTGCCGGCTATTGGACAGCTCGTCGCGCGGTTCAAGGTGACCAAGCAAGCCAGCGGGCTCATCAATGTCCGCGGCCATCTGCAGGCGACGGTCACGCAGATTTGCGTCGTCAGCCTTGATCCATTCGACAGTGACATTGAAGCGGATGTCGATGTGGATTTCGAGGAGGAGGGTGTCGGGCCGAAGGCTCATCAGGAGGATGCCGATCGGGATCCTCCTGATTCGCTTGTCGATGGGCGAATTGATCTCGGCGCGCTCGCCGCCGAATTTTTGTCGCTTTCCCTTGATCCTTATCCAAAAAAGCCGGGTGCCCATTTCGAGGAGATCGTCGCTGACGATGGGAATGGGGCGATCTCGCCCTTTTCGGTTCTGGGCAAGCTTTCCAGGAATGAGGACAGGGAATAA